The proteins below are encoded in one region of Halalkalicoccus jeotgali B3:
- a CDS encoding ABC transporter ATP-binding protein, with the protein MTAIELHGVSKRYGDVLAVDDLALDVREGEVFGFLGPNGAGKSTTINMLLDFVQPTSGTVEVLGHDAHEESVRVRERTGVLPEGFDVYDRLTGRKHVELAVDSKGASDDPDALLERVGIEEAADRKAGTYSKGMCQRLALAMALAGRPDLLILDEPSTGLDPNGALEMREIVREEVERGASVFFSSHILGQVEAVCDRVGILREGRLVAEDSVSGLRETVGADTTLRITVGELPTGALDRVRALDGVMGVEREGSTLLVAAEDGSKTAVLSTLESEGAEVRDFETEEASLEDLFRAYTEGTA; encoded by the coding sequence ATGACCGCGATCGAACTGCACGGCGTGAGCAAGCGCTACGGTGACGTCCTCGCGGTCGACGACCTCGCGCTCGATGTGCGAGAGGGGGAGGTCTTCGGCTTTCTCGGGCCCAACGGGGCGGGCAAATCGACGACGATCAACATGCTGTTGGATTTCGTCCAGCCCACCTCGGGGACCGTCGAGGTACTGGGACACGACGCCCACGAGGAGAGCGTCCGGGTCCGCGAGCGAACCGGCGTCCTTCCGGAGGGATTCGACGTCTACGACCGCCTCACCGGCCGGAAACACGTCGAACTCGCCGTCGACTCGAAAGGGGCGAGCGACGACCCCGACGCGCTATTGGAGCGCGTGGGGATCGAAGAGGCCGCCGACCGCAAGGCCGGCACGTACTCGAAGGGAATGTGCCAGCGGCTCGCGCTCGCGATGGCGCTTGCGGGCCGGCCTGACCTCCTGATCCTGGACGAGCCATCGACGGGACTGGATCCCAACGGCGCGCTCGAAATGCGCGAGATCGTCCGGGAGGAGGTCGAGCGCGGTGCAAGCGTCTTCTTTTCGAGTCACATCCTCGGACAGGTCGAGGCCGTCTGTGATCGGGTCGGCATCCTGCGCGAGGGCCGACTCGTCGCCGAGGACAGCGTCTCGGGGCTCCGCGAAACCGTCGGGGCCGACACGACGCTCAGAATCACGGTCGGTGAACTCCCCACGGGGGCGCTTGATCGCGTGCGCGCCCTCGATGGCGTGATGGGGGTCGAACGCGAGGGATCGACCCTGCTGGTCGCGGCCGAAGACGGCTCGAAAACGGCCGTGTTGAGTACCCTCGAATCGGAGGGCGCGGAGGTCCGTGACTTCGAGACCGAGGAGGCATCACTGGAGGACCTCTTTCGGGCCTACACGGAGGGGACGGCATGA
- a CDS encoding ABC transporter permease: MSWRVVARKDFEDSIRSRGLWVASALFFVLFVVPAYLVADGVGGAVVSQTGQQISSDAFISLLASFVAFLIPFVAIVLAYASVAGERDSGTLKLLLALPHSRRDVVLGKIVGRSAVIVLPILVGFLAAAVVFLATPVSLALGNYVAFALLSALLGVVFVSLSVGISAAAASRRQAMLGNVGVYVIFSLFWGSFAEGVVNLLNEYTDMAFETLVRIQLAVRLLNPVDAYQSLAAILWTQDALGARLSLFGGGIAGQVYGQALDPLPAYFSNPVVALVFLAWLVVPPVLGYLAFRDADL, encoded by the coding sequence ATGAGTTGGCGAGTCGTCGCGCGCAAGGACTTCGAGGACTCGATCCGCTCGCGGGGGCTGTGGGTCGCCTCGGCGCTCTTTTTCGTCCTGTTCGTCGTCCCCGCGTATCTCGTCGCCGACGGCGTCGGCGGGGCGGTCGTCTCCCAGACCGGCCAGCAGATCTCCTCGGACGCCTTCATCAGCCTGCTGGCGTCCTTTGTCGCCTTCCTCATCCCCTTCGTCGCCATCGTGCTCGCGTACGCTTCCGTGGCGGGTGAACGCGATTCGGGCACGCTGAAACTGCTGCTGGCGTTGCCCCACTCCCGACGGGACGTCGTGCTGGGGAAGATCGTCGGACGAAGCGCCGTGATCGTCCTGCCGATCCTGGTAGGCTTTCTCGCCGCTGCGGTCGTCTTCCTCGCGACGCCTGTCTCGCTCGCACTCGGCAACTACGTCGCCTTCGCGCTGCTGTCGGCGCTTCTGGGCGTGGTGTTCGTCTCGCTTTCGGTCGGGATCAGCGCGGCGGCCGCGAGCCGACGACAGGCCATGCTCGGGAACGTCGGCGTCTACGTGATCTTCTCGCTGTTCTGGGGGAGTTTCGCCGAAGGTGTGGTCAACCTGCTCAACGAGTACACCGACATGGCCTTCGAGACGCTCGTGCGGATCCAACTCGCCGTTCGACTCCTGAACCCGGTCGACGCCTACCAGTCGCTGGCGGCGATCCTCTGGACGCAGGACGCGCTCGGGGCACGCCTCTCGCTGTTCGGCGGCGGCATCGCCGGACAAGTCTACGGACAGGCGCTCGACCCGCTGCCGGCGTACTTCTCGAACCCCGTCGTCGCGCTCGTCTTCCTCGCGTGGCTGGTCGTCCCGCCCGTACTGGGATATCTCGCCTTCCGCGACGCGGATCTGTAG
- the ligA gene encoding NAD-dependent DNA ligase LigA: protein MNESDQNPYLRDPPEDLTPIDELDEAEREARRLREAIRHHDRRYYVENDPEIADRTYDTLFQRLVDIEESFGLQIPDSPTRRVGGEPVEELETVEHVAPMLSIQQSGDAADVREFAERMDREIGEVTYTCEPKFDGVSIEVVYDEGVFERAVTRGNGREGDDVSANVRTIRSIPQRLRGEYPDFLAVRGEIFMPRDAFQAYNRERVERGDEPFANPRNATAGTIRQLDPTVTAERPLDCFFYDILDASEGIATHWEELDALESYGLQTNDRAELAADIDEAIAYRDRLVEDREGLNYEIDGVVIKVDEKAACEELGTTSRHYRWAFAYKFPARAGETAIQDVALQVGRTGRLTPVALLDPVDVGGVTVSRASLHNPAEIEEKEVNVGDVVRVERAGDVIPYVDEVVEKRSSGYFEFPATCPVCDSAIERDGPIAFCTGGLACPAQLRRSVEYYASDSGLDIEGLGGERVDQLLEAGLVEESVADLYRLERADLVELEGWGQKSAENLLAELEASKSPPLFAFLAAIGIPHVGRATARELAGAFGDLDGLMDASEDELREVDEIGEVVAREIRDFFDSEGNRRVLRELREAGVEPERAEDRESGDTLSGLTVVFTGSLPDRTRSEAQGLIEGAGGSVTGSVSGNTDYLVVGENPGSSKREDAADEGVPELTPEEFEALVDESEEADRQEQQESSNQRTLEDTFQ, encoded by the coding sequence ATGAACGAGAGCGACCAGAACCCCTATCTCCGGGACCCACCGGAGGATCTCACCCCCATCGACGAGCTCGACGAGGCCGAACGCGAGGCCCGCCGGCTGAGGGAGGCGATTCGACATCACGATCGACGGTACTACGTCGAGAACGACCCCGAGATCGCGGATCGGACCTACGACACCCTCTTTCAACGACTGGTCGACATCGAGGAGTCCTTCGGCCTCCAAATCCCCGATAGCCCGACACGGCGTGTGGGCGGCGAGCCCGTAGAGGAGCTCGAAACCGTCGAGCACGTCGCGCCAATGCTCTCGATCCAGCAAAGCGGCGACGCGGCGGACGTCCGGGAGTTCGCGGAACGGATGGACCGCGAGATCGGCGAGGTCACGTACACTTGCGAGCCGAAGTTCGACGGCGTCTCCATCGAGGTCGTCTACGACGAGGGTGTCTTCGAGCGCGCGGTGACCCGCGGCAACGGGCGGGAAGGCGACGACGTGAGCGCGAACGTCCGGACGATCCGCTCGATCCCCCAGCGTCTCCGGGGGGAGTACCCCGACTTCCTTGCCGTTCGCGGCGAGATCTTCATGCCACGGGACGCGTTTCAGGCGTACAACCGCGAGCGCGTCGAGCGCGGCGACGAACCGTTCGCCAACCCGCGAAACGCCACCGCGGGGACGATCCGCCAGCTCGATCCTACCGTGACCGCCGAACGCCCGCTCGATTGTTTCTTCTACGACATACTGGACGCGAGCGAGGGGATCGCCACCCACTGGGAGGAACTCGACGCGCTCGAATCGTACGGCCTGCAGACCAACGACCGTGCCGAACTCGCCGCCGACATCGACGAAGCGATCGCCTACCGCGATCGGCTGGTCGAGGACCGCGAGGGGCTGAACTACGAGATCGACGGCGTCGTCATCAAGGTCGACGAGAAGGCCGCCTGCGAGGAACTGGGTACGACTTCGCGGCACTACCGGTGGGCCTTCGCATACAAGTTCCCCGCACGGGCCGGCGAGACGGCGATCCAGGACGTCGCCCTGCAGGTCGGGCGCACCGGACGGCTAACCCCTGTGGCGCTGCTCGATCCCGTCGACGTCGGCGGGGTCACCGTCTCGCGCGCAAGCCTGCACAACCCCGCGGAGATCGAAGAGAAGGAGGTCAACGTCGGCGACGTCGTGCGTGTCGAGCGCGCGGGCGACGTGATTCCCTACGTCGACGAGGTGGTCGAGAAGCGTTCTTCGGGGTACTTCGAGTTCCCCGCAACCTGCCCGGTCTGTGACAGCGCGATCGAGCGCGACGGGCCGATCGCGTTCTGTACCGGCGGGCTGGCCTGTCCGGCCCAGCTTCGCCGGTCGGTGGAGTACTACGCGAGCGACTCCGGTCTGGACATCGAGGGGCTGGGTGGCGAGCGCGTCGATCAGCTGCTTGAGGCTGGCCTCGTCGAAGAGAGCGTCGCCGACCTCTATCGCCTGGAGCGAGCAGATCTCGTCGAGCTCGAAGGGTGGGGCCAAAAGAGCGCCGAGAACCTGCTCGCCGAACTCGAAGCCTCGAAGTCGCCGCCGCTCTTTGCCTTTCTCGCCGCGATCGGTATTCCCCACGTCGGGCGGGCGACCGCCCGCGAACTCGCCGGCGCCTTCGGCGATCTGGACGGCCTCATGGACGCGAGCGAGGACGAACTCCGAGAGGTCGACGAGATCGGCGAGGTCGTCGCCCGCGAGATACGTGACTTTTTCGACAGTGAGGGCAACCGGCGGGTGCTTCGCGAGCTCCGCGAGGCTGGCGTCGAACCCGAACGGGCCGAGGACCGGGAGTCGGGCGATACCCTGTCGGGGCTCACCGTCGTCTTCACGGGGTCGCTTCCCGACCGGACGAGAAGCGAGGCCCAGGGACTGATCGAGGGGGCGGGCGGCTCGGTCACGGGCAGCGTCTCAGGCAACACCGATTACCTCGTCGTCGGCGAGAACCCCGGAAGTTCAAAGCGCGAGGACGCTGCCGACGAGGGCGTACCCGAACTCACGCCCGAGGAGTTCGAGGCGCTGGTGGACGAGAGCGAGGAAGCCGATCGACAGGAGCAGCAGGAATCATCGAACCAACGCACTCTAGAGGATACGTTCCAGTAG
- a CDS encoding excinuclease ABC subunit C produces the protein MDGAELKEHAATLPREPGVYQFLADGTTLYVGKAVDLRGRVRSYADPRSARIRRMVQGAESIDFAVTDTETQALLLEANLIKRHQPRYNVRLKDDKSYPLVQLTDHEFPRIEITRDPDAAATAFGPFTNKGIVEVVVKALREVYGVRGCSDHKFSGRARPCLDHDIGLCTAPCTGEIGREAYVEDVESVERFFAGETGALADPLRRRMERAAQEQSFERAASLRDRLEAVEGFHEGRGEAVHDAADARHVDVLGVSTEGDRAIVARLQSEGGQLVDRERHHLSIPDAGDGHAGVLAAFIAQYYAERELPDSLLVPEDPADAELRGWLESEGIDLRVPGAGREATLVDLAIKNARRGDYSDDPVSALAEALSIPRPERIEGFDVSHAHGKAAVGSNVLFVGGEAETSGYRRKKLEERNDDYANMRALVRWRALRAVEGRDDRPDPDLLLIDGGDGQLDAAREALSETGWDVPAIALAKAEELVITPDGPLDWSSDATHLHLLQRVRDESHRFALQYHQTLRDDVSTVLDDVPGIGPKTRTSLLRRFGSVEGIRTASVEDLRSVEGIGEKTARTITERL, from the coding sequence ATGGACGGGGCGGAACTCAAGGAGCACGCAGCGACGCTGCCGCGCGAACCGGGGGTCTATCAGTTCCTCGCGGACGGGACGACCCTCTATGTCGGAAAGGCGGTCGATCTCCGGGGGCGGGTCCGGTCGTACGCCGACCCCCGAAGCGCGCGGATTCGCCGAATGGTGCAGGGTGCGGAGTCGATCGATTTCGCCGTCACGGACACCGAGACGCAAGCGTTGTTGCTCGAAGCGAACCTGATCAAGCGCCACCAACCCCGCTACAACGTCCGGCTGAAGGACGACAAGTCCTACCCGCTGGTGCAACTAACTGACCACGAGTTCCCCCGCATCGAGATCACGCGGGATCCCGATGCCGCCGCGACCGCCTTCGGCCCGTTCACGAACAAGGGGATCGTCGAGGTCGTGGTGAAGGCCCTCAGGGAGGTCTACGGCGTGCGGGGCTGTTCGGACCACAAGTTCTCCGGTAGAGCGCGCCCCTGTCTCGACCACGACATCGGGCTCTGTACCGCCCCCTGCACGGGCGAGATCGGGCGGGAGGCCTACGTCGAGGACGTCGAGTCGGTGGAACGCTTCTTCGCGGGCGAGACGGGCGCCCTCGCCGACCCCCTGAGGCGACGCATGGAGCGGGCGGCCCAGGAGCAGTCCTTCGAGCGGGCGGCGAGCCTGCGCGATCGGCTGGAGGCCGTCGAGGGCTTTCACGAGGGGCGCGGCGAGGCCGTCCACGACGCCGCCGACGCGCGCCACGTCGACGTACTCGGCGTGTCGACCGAGGGCGATCGCGCGATCGTCGCCCGGCTCCAGAGCGAGGGCGGGCAGCTGGTCGACCGCGAGCGCCACCACCTCTCGATTCCCGACGCCGGGGACGGTCATGCGGGCGTCCTCGCCGCGTTCATCGCCCAGTACTACGCCGAGCGTGAGCTTCCCGACAGCTTGCTGGTACCGGAAGACCCCGCCGACGCCGAGTTACGGGGCTGGCTCGAAAGCGAGGGCATCGACCTCCGGGTGCCCGGGGCGGGCCGGGAGGCCACGCTGGTCGACCTGGCGATCAAGAACGCCCGCCGGGGCGACTACAGCGACGACCCCGTGAGCGCGCTCGCGGAGGCGCTTTCGATCCCTCGGCCCGAGCGCATCGAGGGCTTCGACGTGAGCCACGCCCACGGCAAGGCCGCCGTGGGAAGCAACGTTCTCTTCGTGGGTGGCGAGGCCGAGACGTCGGGCTACCGCCGGAAGAAACTCGAGGAGCGAAACGACGACTACGCGAACATGCGCGCGCTCGTGCGCTGGCGTGCGCTGCGGGCGGTCGAGGGTCGCGACGACCGCCCCGACCCCGACCTCCTGCTCATCGACGGCGGGGATGGCCAGCTCGACGCCGCACGCGAGGCGCTCTCGGAGACGGGCTGGGACGTTCCGGCGATCGCACTGGCCAAAGCCGAGGAGCTGGTGATCACGCCCGACGGGCCCCTCGATTGGTCCTCCGACGCCACACACCTGCATCTCCTCCAGCGGGTGCGCGACGAATCACACCGCTTTGCGCTGCAGTACCACCAGACGCTTCGGGACGACGTTTCGACCGTCCTCGATGACGTGCCGGGGATCGGCCCCAAAACGAGGACGAGCCTGTTGCGGCGCTTCGGGAGCGTCGAGGGGATCCGCACGGCGTCCGTCGAGGACCTGCGAAGCGTCGAGGGGATCGGGGAGAAAACGGCGAGAACGATCACCGAACGACTGTAG